The genomic DNA AATGCTGGCTTTCTTGCCAACTGCTCAGATCATGTCCTCACGTCCTAGTCTGTATTATTGTCCAGGACAAAGATGCAGTAGTACCCTCAACTTTGTGCAGGAAAATATATGGATAAAACGAGCACTTGGCCTTCCTTTTTCATCTTTGTATGGTCACTGTTTGTTCATCACCTAACTTTGAAGGAATCTATCATTATTTTAGTTATGCACCTTAATTTTAATTCGGATGCAGCCAGGTGACTGCAACTACCCTTGTGTGGTCTCTCTAGTGACCGGTGAGGTAGTGACCCCCACATGCTTTATTTCACATTGTTACGAGCTATCTGCTACAGATAAGCAGCCTTTTTGAAGGATAGAGATTGGTCAGCAAAGTAGCAGCAACTACTCGGGCGAATACCATGTGGTCCTTCTGAGATTTGCGACAAATCCAGCTACCATTATCCGGGTATCACGATCTACACAAACTATATGCACCAATCAAAACAAACATGCCAATCATACATGAAGTTAAGAGATGATACATAATTATGTGATGTGAAGTTTGCAAGCCATAGGTAAGAACGTAAGTGTGAAGCAAAGGGCCATAGTAAACCTAAGCAGTGTCAAGTCAAAGAGTGACAACGTGCGAGCATTGAAGTACACCTTCGATcccaagaacaagaagtgacCAAGAGGAGAAAAAGCTTCTAGTCATGCATCCTCTTATTGACTTCAACGGTAATCAAGCAAAGCAATCGAATCTAGTTTATGTACAAATTAAGAAACTGAACCGGTTTGTAGGCAGAAAGTAAACAACCTCAACCAGCTGTTGATAAAACTATTGCACCAAGAAGGCTTGATTAATCCTCAAAAATAATGTAAATATACATTTCGAAAGTACAAAGAAGCCATCTAATTGGCCCCTTGTTCATGATTTTAGAATTTCTAGCTGAGCCAAGGATCAGAAAGATCTATGTACCTTGTTGTCTTGCTTTGTCTAGCGAAACATCTGATCAAATGCATGCAACCCCTCTGGAATTGACATAGCTGTACCAATTGAGCACACATGTTTAGAAAACATTACAGGCAAGCAATGCAATTGTTCAATGCACGGTACTCATCATATCGTTACTCTTGCCTCCACCATTATGTGCCCGCAAAAGCATAGGTGTCAATCAGTGACTTGTATTCTTCATCCTCAGCACATCCTCTACTTGTAAGTACACTCACTAACCTGTCTGCACCCTCTGTGTCATTCTTCTCCTTGAAACTTGCCAGAAGACTCTCAACATTGGTGGGTCTTGGTTTCCATTTACTTGCACTTTTAACTGCTGTGGCTTTCTCCATGCATGACAGAGCTTCCAATATTTTATTATCCTTCAGGTAGGCTGTGGCAAGGATTTCCCAGGTGTTTGGCTTGGGGTTTCCACCTTTCTCAACAAATCGGTTCAGAATTTGCTCACCCTTGGTAATCAAACCTTCTCTAGCATACCATGCCAATAAAATGTTCATAGTCTTAGGATCAAAACTAGAGCTTTTGGATGCCCATTCCTCATATAGAAGCTCAGCTCCCTCAATATCTCCTATCCTTACAAGGGCTGATAGTACCTCTTGGTAACCCAGGTTATGAATTGTAGGGAAAGTTGCTTTATACCAGCTCCAAATACGGTAAACTTCTTCCTTCTTGCCAAGATGGCTATAGAGTGTGATGAGATAGTGAAAACACTTTTTCTCCCGACCTGTAGTTCTCTTTTCAGCTTCTTTCAAACATTCTTCTGCCTTCTCAGAGTTCCCAAGCTTAATATACATGCTAGCCAGTGTGGTATAAGTTGTCCAATTTGCAATAACAGACTCATCAGCGATCATCTGGCTAAAGACTCGCTCCATTTCGTCAGCATCTTGTTTGGCTGCACAGCTCTTTATCCATATGTTGTAAGTGCATACATCAAAGGAAACATTTCTATCCTTCATCTCATCAATAATTGACGACACTTTATCAGGCTCTCCAACATCCACATAGAAATTCATCAGCACATTACAAGGTAACGTGTCAGAAGCAAATCCCTTTTTCCTCATTTGCTGAAATGTGTCTTCCGTTTTCTCTTTCATCGTAGCTTGGGCGTAAACATTTAGAAGGGAACCGTAAGTCCGCTTGTCCTTCATGGTATCAGGAAGATCCTCAAAGTATTTCTCAGCATGTGAAACACCATGTACTTTAGCAATCAGATCCAACTGAATTGCCATATCGCTTGATGAGAGTGGAAATCTATCTCTGCGCCCTGCCATCCAATCATAAACCTGTGTATGTCATGGAAAACTTTTGATGAGAACCAATATCAAGGTTATCATTATTACGCATTTACGCTTGGCCATCAGAAGGCATATCAAGAATACAGTAAATTCTAATGCCTAGTCATCAATAAGCATTATCATAGGCTGAGCACCGAAAAGGATTTGTGGGAACGTTAAGGAATCAAGCTACTGTTTCACACCCCTAATTAGGCCACCATAATGCTCGAACAGTGGCTACTTTTCAGTTCAGCCCCCAGGTTCATGAATAAATAGGTGCATTGGCTGAAATCGAAGGGGAATCGGTCGTAGAGAGACGCCACGGAGCCGGATCACAACAGCATAGCTACCTGGAGCGCGAGGTTGAACCTCCTGAACTTGCGGAGCTCCTTGGCGATGCGGCAGAGCTCCCACTTGTCGAGGCGGCGCTCCCCCTCGTCCCAGGACCCCAGCGTGCGCCCCACGGGCCGCCCGCCGTGCCCCACCGCGATGCGCCGGTACAGGGTTCCCCACCGCAGCGGAGCGCGACGCTCGTAGTCCACCGTCCCGTAGCTGTGCACCTTCGCCACCTGCtgcccagcagcagccgcctCCGATGCAGACGACGACGGGGTGCTCGAGGAGGACGCTGCGCACCTAAtcgtcaccgccgccaccgcggaaACGCACGGACGCCTCTGCGTCGAGGGGCGTGCCGTGGttaggggggaggaggaggtgacgaGGTGGAGCAGCATGGTGCgcgagcgggcgggcgggcggggagCGGCGAGGAGAAGGGCGGCCTCCGTTGCGTTGCGGATGAAGGAAAGGGGATAAGAGAGTGGCGAGCCGGAGGCCGGGTTTGCGGGCTGGGCTGGCGCTTTAGGATTCGTGTGTCAGAATCCGCACAATCTGGGCCCACAGTCCTCCGCCTTTGCGTCTTCCCGCGCGGATTTGTATTGGTGGGCCGTGATCTGTTTACCTTTGGGCCATCGACTAGAAGCTCACTATCTTCACAGcccataccccccccccccctagatGCTTGTTCTTAACTTCCACTAGGAGAAAATTGCAATTCTAAGAGTATGTTGACTAtacagttcaaaaaaaaagagtatgtTGACTGCTCGAGCCGCTCCAAGTCCTCGCCATGGCTAGGTGTTGATGTTGCGCCATTACTATCTCTGGTGAGAAGTTCGAGACGCCGATTTGAAACTTGGATCTTTAGGTGAAAGTT from Panicum virgatum strain AP13 chromosome 7N, P.virgatum_v5, whole genome shotgun sequence includes the following:
- the LOC120681249 gene encoding uncharacterized protein LOC120681249 → MGKEGPCRHCGVPSTPLWRNGPPDKPVLCNACGSRWRTKGSLANYTPMHRKDDIDDDEPRINKLKPPTSKLKSQKKKANHIIIENGLFSCQNFRKMGDPDPSYRSGSGSAVSYSENCGPYGASNASEMTGSAQSHAWESLVSSRKRSWVTRQKPSPVEKLAKDLNSIMHEEQLYYLSGSSEEDLLYHSETPVGSLEIGSGSVLLRHPNLKSLEEESEASSIPADNKSYITSESYSGSASFVAHSGNRAAINLNAATARPKRLPLNIEDNARRDKLHYGNQHIPESIDSALVSVGLEEKEIKATGGVENISRSKGFTKSTMNLLKRSHDTHIQSDTELEGTMMNHKKVLKSGDLAPEFKSSSLLKSSYPTKDSTCAGEALNLFMLPPEKLSLLVPQQYVDDDSDQDLLLEIPLNAWHAEAELLCQPSQLSSITQSSNSVDGVAGGEGRLKQPYGTQPANPASGSPLSYPLSFIRNATEAALLLAAPRPPARSRTMLLHLVTSSSPLTTARPSTQRRPCVSAVAAVTIRCAASSSSTPSSSASEAAAAGQQVAKVHSYGTVDYERRAPLRWGTLYRRIAVGHGGRPVGRTLGSWDEGERRLDKWELCRIAKELRKFRRFNLALQVYDWMAGRRDRFPLSSSDMAIQLDLIAKVHGVSHAEKYFEDLPDTMKDKRTYGSLLNVYAQATMKEKTEDTFQQMRKKGFASDTLPCNVLMNFYVDVGEPDKVSSIIDEMKDRNVSFDVCTYNIWIKSCAAKQDADEMERVFSQMIADESVIANWTTYTTLASMYIKLGNSEKAEECLKEAEKRTTGREKKCFHYLITLYSHLGKKEEVYRIWSWYKATFPTIHNLGYQEVLSALVRIGDIEGAELLYEEWASKSSSFDPKTMNILLAWYAREGLITKGEQILNRFVEKGGNPKPNTWEILATAYLKDNKILEALSCMEKATAVKSASKWKPRPTNVESLLASFKEKNDTEGADRLVSVLTSRGCAEDEEYKSLIDTYAFAGT